A region from the Vicia villosa cultivar HV-30 ecotype Madison, WI linkage group LG3, Vvil1.0, whole genome shotgun sequence genome encodes:
- the LOC131655295 gene encoding putative cyclin-A3-1, protein MIETRSAKRKSNHQNQPNKKKRIVLGELPNSTNLIAPQKSLKNLNPRKPTPGKKNKIPSEDFDVPVVSSVYMHLRSMEMEKKKRPMMDYMVIVQRDITPHMRGILIDWLVEVAEEYKLVPDTLHLAVSYIDRFLSFNDINRTKLQLLGVSSMLIASKHEEISPPYVEEFCFITDNSYNKVEVLEMEANILKTLEFDTANPTVKTFLRRFNDIACEKKNVSSLQFEFLSNYLAELSLLDCVCLRFLPSLVAASVTLLARFIVWPKASPWTPALQEYSRYKPDELKECVLILHDLYMARREASFDASREKYKQHKFKHVANLPSPPLLPSSLFEVE, encoded by the exons atgATTGAAACACGCTCTGCAAAGAGAAAATCCAACCACCAGAATCAACCCAACAAGAAGAAACGTATCGTGTTAGGGGAACTTCCCAATTCAACCAATCTCATTGCTCCTCAAAAAAGCCTTAAAAATCTCAACCCCAGAAAACCAACACCGGGGAAGAAGAACAAGATCCCTAGTGAAGACTTCGATGTCCCAGTTGTTTCATCGGTCTACATGCATCTTCGCTCAATGGAG ATGGAGAAAAAGAAAAGACCGATGATGGATTACATGGTTATAGTTCAGAGAGATATTACTCCGCATATGAGAGGGATTTTGATTGATTGGTTGGTTGAGGTTGCGGAAGAATACAAGCTTGTTCCTGATACGCTTCATCTTGCTGTTTCGTACATAGATAGGTTTCTGTCTTTTAATGATATCAATAGGACCAAGCTTCAGTTGTTGGGTGTTTCATCCATGCTCATTGCATC GAAACATGAAGAAATTAGCCCGCCTTATGTggaagagttttgttttataaccGACAATTCATATAACAAAGTTGAG GTTTTAGAGATGGAAGCTAACATACTCAAAACCCTAGAGTTTGATACAGCCAATCCAACTGTTAAGACTTTTCTAAG GAGGTTTAATGATATTGCCTGTGAGAAAAAAAAT gtTTCAAGTTTGCAGTTTGAGTTCTTGAGTAACTATCTTGCCGAGCTAAGTTTATTGGATTGTGTTTGTTTGAGGTTCTTGCCTTCTTTGGTGGCTGCGTCTGTCACATTGCTTGCTCGATTCATTGTTTGGCCTAAAGCTTCCCCTTGG ACACCAGCCCTGCAAGAATACTCTAGATATAAACCAGATGAGTTGAAAGAATGCGTTCTCATCTTACATGATTTGTATATGGCTAGAAGGGAAGCTTCATTTGATGCTTCTCGAGAGAAATACAAGCAGCATAAG TTTAAACATGTGGCAAACCTGCCTTCGCCTCCTCTTTTACCAAGTTCTCTGTTTGAAGTTGAGTGA